The Hordeum vulgare subsp. vulgare chromosome 7H, MorexV3_pseudomolecules_assembly, whole genome shotgun sequence DNA window ATCATTTTAATCAAATTTTAATAAACGTTGATGATAAGGTTAAATGAAAAATTGTTATTTTAAATAAAAATGTTTAGATAAAAAATGGAACGACATGCATGGTCAGGAAAAGCCTTACAGAATTAGTTGAACTGTCATCATTTAGAATGCCTTTAAGCATCTCAACAGTTGATGCACATTTCTGATCACCAGCTGCTAAGCATAGCACAGCAACACACTGTGCAATAGAGGATAGTGCCTGCTTGGAAAGACCGCCTGACTGTGATGGCTTGGCAGTTGAAATATGGGAGTCCAACAATGTTTCAAAGCTTGTATTTGCAGACTGGACCAGTGAAGCAAAAAACTTCTGTAGCGCGTGCAATAGAAACAATGTCCTCTGTCagtaggagaataagaagaaatccagTATTTATATTTAGATATGAAAATATATACCTGTAGTGCTTGTCCTTGCAACAAAGCACTCCTGATCAAAATAAGGGCATGAGGCAAAACTTTATGTCTCACAGCTAAACCGACATTTTTAATGGATCTTCTGTCAACCATTATTATGCAACACAGCTCCAATGCAAGAGCAGCCATATGCAAATCGATGTCACTGCCACAATAGATAATCCAACATCAATCTTCCTGGTAGGCAGGAAATGGAGATTTGTTGAAGAAAGCTAAGCAAGGATAGAACCTTATGAGAGTAGAAAGTTCAGCTATTATCGTTTCATAAGAGGACGAGCCAATTTGACCACCATATGTGACAACCAGAGAATTTAGAGTCCCCAATGTTGCCTGCCCGAGTGCTCTATTGGCCTGTTGTAAGGGGACAACAAAAGAAGTTAGTCTTCAATTTTAATGCCCTATTTGACATACATGATTTTTCAAgttacaaaataaaaacaaacaatGTGTATAATACATCTATACCTTTCGAAGGAAAGTTGTGAGCTCAGAAATGACATGGTCCAGGACGCATGACAGATCAATCCGAAGAGGTGAATCCGCAATCACCGCAAATGTCTGTAAGGAATGAACATTTTGAAAATGCAACAGAACCAAGAAAAGCAGTGAATCTGCGTACTATCAACTACTACAGGAAAACAGAGAATAAACAAAACTTTCTGAAAACACCACCAGTGGGCATAAGAAAATGATGACAGGGTATACAACTAAAACTGTACACAAGACCCACACAAATAGATTGGTATAGTATGGCATTGTACTAAAGCTATCTTTAGATCAATGAACCCGCCACGAAAGCATCTCTATCCCAAGCAACTCAGCAAGATGCATTGATCAAAAAAATTATGTTTGTTTTTCTACCATTGAGTAGAACACTGAGAATTCAACTCAACATTTACCATCATGTCCCTGTTAGTTTTGGTTCTGAAGGTGTCGTTGATTGCTTACCTTGACAGTTGTGAGTCGTGTTATTTCATTGCCCATCCTATCAACAAGTATGGGAAGGCATGACGGTAATTCCCTTCGAAGACCATCACCAAAAGTAGCAATAAGTACAATGTTGCCGACCATTATGCGATAAGCACATAATTATGCAATAAGTAGCAAGAGTGTATGAATAATTATGTTTTACTTGGCTTTTGTAGCGGCACCGGTTCCCTCCCATCCACACTTCGTTGTTCCAGTGAGCCGGAGCAGAGCATGAGCAACGGTGAGGTGAGTGGGCTGGAACGACGAGCCTGGTGAAGTGCTTCTCAAGGGTATGCCCGCTGGAGCAGAGCATGAGCCCGCAGAGCTGCGGGTGCGCGTACTCGTACCAGGGGTGATGTACTTCCGCGCGCCCTTGTTCGCGGATGTGGGGCTGTGGGCAACGACACGGCCAGGCGCGGGGATGATGTACTTCTGCCCCGTCTCCGTCCCCTCCTTCGGCCCGTGCCACCTGCAGAAGCAGCACGACAGGATAGCAACAACACCTGCGCCCTCCTCCCGCGCGCGCCGACGCCAGCAGAAGCGGCCGGCAGATGCGCCGGGTCGGCATCCCGCACTCCAACCTTTGCGCCACTTGCAGCCGATACGTGCACGTCTTCCGCCACCGCTGCCTCGTCTGCGGCCGCCGCTGCGTGGGCGCCGGCATGGGCGACATAACCGAGGGACGCAAGTGCCTCGACTGCCTCGGCCGCAAGTAAATCCACCGCTACATCCACCGCGCTGGCCGGGGCGCCACCGCCGCCGCGGGGCTCCTCTGCCTCTGCTGCTGCGCGCTCCACGCATGGGGCTCTTCTTCCTCCGTCAGGTCACAGGAGCTGCTTTGGACCGAGCAGGGCGCCGCGCCGCGCCGAAGGCCGTCCTCGTCTTCCTCCACAACCTCCATCTCCGCCTCCTACAACACTGCAGCTGGCGGGGAATACTCCGCGTCCATGAGCATGGGGCCCGTTCCCTTTCTGTGCTCGCCGTCGTCGTGCTGCTCCCGATTGGATCTGGAGCCCCGCCTCGTGACCCGCCACAACTCCCCTCCTGCTCCTCCCCTCACGGCTGGTGGGGACGGGAAGAAGAACACGACGATGGCGGCGCGAGGCATCTCCACCGGCGATGGCCCGGCGGTGGCGGTCGTCGGTGCCGCGCCGGAGACGGCAGTAAGCAGCCGGAATGGATGAGAGGAGACTCGCGACCGTGAACTGGGGAGAAGGGGTGTTGGTGTAAAACTGAACCGTTTTTTTCACTTAAATTGGTAGTGCGGGTTGAATATGTATAATGTGAGGGGGTTTTCTGTAAAATAGCCACGACGTACGGCAAGACGTCggtgctttattagtagggatAGACTTTCACGGGGGGCACCAAGATCGCCACCAGCGCTCGTGCACTGGAGAAACCTTCCTGTGTGCGGTGCGGGCGAGGCAAACAGACAGGACTCATGTGAGATAGAGGGAAAATATACTTGTACAGGTTGTAGCACGAATCTCCAAGCCAACGATTCAGATAAGCTCGTGAAGTCCATGTGCTTTGGCCTTTGGGTCAACACGTCAATGGTGCCATGTATAACTACGTACTGGAGCAACCATCCACTATATATGTGGGCAGAGAGTAGTGATCATTCTTCACACCATCATTAACCTTCCTTTTACCTTCCGACAAAAAATATAGTTGGATGAAGGGTCGCTCTTCAGCAGCTGACGAGGAGATGGTGGCGATGGTGCCGTTGCCTCTTCCAGCTGGGGACGAGATCGTCGACGGGGATCTGGCGGTGGAGCACACCAAGCCGTGCTGGATGACAACGGCGAGGGGCGGCGTTGGAGTGGCCATGACCATCTTTGCGCTTCTTGCTTTGCTAGTCGGCACCAAATGGATCCACCTGGACGCAGCTGTAAGTATACCTACGGCTGCCGAAGAAGTTCAATTAGTTCAGCTTTCCCCTAAAACTAAAGTTTGAAAGTCAGTTTGTGCCGTTTCCTGCTTGCAATTGCATGCACAAGTGCGCAACGAGTGATGATATGTACTCCCTCTatatctaaataattatagttgaaaAAACTAGACTAGTTTTCCTCAACTTGATTGTAGTTAGGAAGAACTATATTAGTTCTTACCAACTACAGTTATTCagatacagagggagtacatgtatATATGATCATATATGCGCCTCACCTGTTCTAAGTACTTCTAACCATGAACTCAGTTAATATAAGTCATCACTTGTGATTATCGGAAATGATGAAAACTAAGTATATGCAGGTATGAAAATTAAGTATATGTACGTACTGAGTCTTGGAAGAAATTAAGAAGGAACTACCAGTCTTAGAAAAATTATAATAGTACACTACAAACATACTATAGTCATATATAGTTATCCCTAGGTGTGCTAGTAGCTAGCTATTATCCTTGGCCAAACTGTAGTATTCAAATCATCCTTGCGTAGATCCCTAGTTAGTATGACTCCATTGAACGCATAATAAACACTAACGGCCATGTTAAGTAAGCACATGGACCTTAATTGCGGCAGAATCAAGTCACATACGTGCCACTAGAGTTAATCACAGTCAACGGTCTTTGTCAAAAGCTTGAGACACGTACAATTTCATTCTCATGACCAAGATCTTCTATCCATATTTACACACATTACACTTGTACAACGATAAATTAACCGGAA harbors:
- the LOC123412996 gene encoding cullin-associated NEDD8-dissociated protein 1-like, encoding MRGARSSRGRGAPRRRWRPGQRGGCSGGFTCGRGSRGTCVPRLCRPCRRPRSGGRRRGSGGGRRARIGCKWRKGWSAGCRPGASAGRFCWRRRAREEGAGVVAILSCCFCRWHGPKEGTETGQKYIIPAPGRVVAHSPTSANKGARKYITPGTSTRTRSSAGSCSAPAGIPLRSTSPGSSFQPTHLTVAHALLRLTGTTKCGWEGTGAATKAKELPSCLPILVDRMGNEITRLTTVKTFAVIADSPLRIDLSCVLDHVISELTTFLRKANRALGQATLGTLNSLVVTYGGQIGSSSYETIIAELSTLISDIDLHMAALALELCCIIMVDRRSIKNVGLAVRHKVLPHALILIRSALLQGQALQKFFASLVQSANTSFETLLDSHISTAKPSQSGGLSKQALSSIAQCVAVLCLAAGDQKCASTVEMLKGILNDDSSTNSLRRALLLFGKLEHCMAHACPQSMKD